The Bradyrhizobium barranii subsp. barranii genome segment CTTGATGAGGTCGTCCTTGCTTACGACCCGTTCCCTGTTGCGGATCAGGTAGTCGAGCAGGTCGAACACCTGCGGCGCAACCGAGACCACGTGCGCCCCGCGGTAAAGCTCGCGAAGGTCGGTGTCGAATGCGTACTCGTCGAAGAGATACCGCAAGCTGGCAATTCCCTGGGTGGCTTTCCCCCGTCGGTCTCTCGCGCCGGTTGCAGCGCAAGAATAAGCCGGCGGTGAAGAGAATGTAAGCAGAATGTCAAGAGCGCCCGCCCATGGCCTGCTACCATCCTCGGGACGGCACAATTTGCTCAGGAAGCAATCCATGAGCACGACCAACGGCTTGCCGTACCGCGCAGCAGTGCCCCGAGCAGCGGCTCAGGATTCAACGTAGGGCCGTCCGCTTGAAGGACTGGCAGTAACGCCACAACGCGCGTCCTCGGAATACAAACATGATGGAGACCGTGATGGCATTGAAGATCACGCGCCGCGCCTTCATCGCAACCGGCGCAGCCACCATCGCTTTGTCGTATCATGATAGCGGGTGGACGCAGACCTGGCCCTCCCGGCCGATCAAGATTGTTTGCGCCTATCCCGCCGGCGGACTTGCGGACACCCTCGCGCGCGTCTACGGCGAATACCTCTCCCAGAAGCTCGGCCAGCCGGTGATAGTTGAGAATAAGGCGGGTGCCAGCGGTTCGATCGCTGCAGCAGCCGTGAAGCAATCGCCACCGGACGGTTACACGTTACTCCTCGCCATCACCGCAACTCTGGTGCAAAGCCGCGTGCTATTTAAGACTTTGCCATACGACGCCGACAGGGACTTCGCGCTCATTTCCAGCATGTCGGCAGGATATCTGCCATTGGTCGCCTATAAGGCGACCAATGCCACCAATTTAAAGGAGTTCGTCGAATACGCCCGCAGGAACGTGACCAACGTCGGGACCTTCGGCGCAGGCTCCTACCCTCATATCGTCGTTGCAGAGCTCAACAAGCAGTACGGGCTGCAGATGAAAGCCGTGCACTACCGCGGCGAAGCGCCGATGTGGCAGGACCTCGCGGCCGGCGTGCTCCAGGCGGCGATGGGGAGCTACGCCAATGCCGTCAACGCGCTGGAATCCGGAGTTGGGAGGGCAATCGCCGTGCAGACGAGGACGCGGAGCAGAAAGCTTCCCGACGTTCCCACATTTTTCGAGCAGGGTGCCGACTCCGAGCTCTTTGCTATGACCGGTTACGTCTTTCTCGCCGGTCCCATCGGCATGCCGCAGGACATCGTGGAGCGCCTTTCCGGCCTGATGGTGGAGGCAGGCAAGACCGACAAGATACAGAAGCTGCTCGACTCGTACGGCATCGATGAGTCCGCTCAAGGACATATCGCGTTCAGAAAGCTGTACGACAGCGAAACGCCTCCCTTGGTGGCTGCCGTGAAGGCATTGGGGCTGACGCCTGAATAGAGTGCGGATGCCGGCGCCCGTCCGCCTTGCAGATCGCCGTGGGGCCACGAGCGGATCTGTGCGCCATCGACTGAATGGATGAAACCGTCACCTCAGCAGAACTCAGGGAACAAGCAACCGCTGGCATTAGTCCCGTTGGCAGCGGTACAAACTGATTCTGCTGCCCCGGAGCCATCGCCAGGATCGCCAATGCAATTGCGAGGATCGCCAAGAGTCTGGCCATCAATCAAATCCGCTGAAGATCTTGCTGGTACGTACGAGATGATCTTGGCTCTGCGCTCCTTTTGGAAAGGCAATCGTTCGACAGCGACTGGGATCGACCGGTCACAATCAATACATGCATGCCGAAGTTATCAGCACCGTGAACATGTCGACGTCGAACTCGTTCTCCAGGCTAAGTCCGAACCGCTCCAGCCATTTATCCTGAGCCAGGTAGGCCAACTTCTCTCGCGCCTGTGGGCAGACAAATTTGAGCCCTCCAACATTCTGAAGGTGATGGACCATTTCGTGTACCAGGACCGATTGGTCGGTCGGCGAAGTGCCGCCCCAATCATCAGGAAGCAGGATCGTTCTCGTCTCGTTGTCGTAAAGTGCAACGACCTCGCGCTGAGCTAGTTGCCCATCGCTTTCCATGAAGCCTTGCGAAGAAGTACGGTCCCTTGCACGCAACCTCGCAAGCTCCATCTTCGACGCAAATTCAACGACGGGACGCTGCTTGATGGCAGGCAGGTCGAAATTCGATGAGAGCCAAGTCACAACGTCATCCAACAGGGCTTCCGCAAGTTGAGCTGCATCAGAATGCAACGAAACCGAACGCGACTCGGCGGACGCGCTGCGCTCCAAAGCATATTCGCAATCGGCTTTAGAGGATGTGGCTAACGTCAGGGAGGCTATCGCCGCGACCAAGAGGAATTGCTTGAACATGACCCTCTCCTCAGAGGCTGTCCGAAAAAGACACTCTTCAAAAAATCAGTCGGCAATTGAATGGCTGGAACATAGCATTCGCCTGGCCACGTCGTTGTGAACCCATTCACACCCAAAGAACTCACAACGCCGCCGGTCACCGAACATGCGGGCGAGCGGCGTGCCTCGTACTTCACCGGGACACCGGCCGCCCGTTCAGCAGACGACGGAACCACGTCGCTAGGGCGTGGTAGCGGACGTGAGCGCCGGGGCAAACCGTTTGGAAGACGTTGCTGCCTTGGCATCCCGAACTGCAGCAATCGAGGCCGTCCGCCGTTGCTGGAATTCAGCGGACGAGCCTAGTTCGTCTTGACGAACTTGTACGTCCCCTTCTTGTGGCCAATGACCTGACTGATGCCATCGAAGTTGCTCTTGAGAGGGTCGATGGTGACGACGAGCGCGGCCTGGAGACCCTCGAATTTGCCGGTCCCACCCGTTATGTTGCAATTGTTGGGGGATGCGGGCAACCAATCGCATTGCTCGATCAACTGGTCGCCGTCCTTGTCGACGTAAGTACAGAACCCGTGAAGCTCGGCGGTCTTCGCCGAAGGATCCGTCAGGCGGCTGAGCTGACAACGTCCACCCATGTTGTTGAGTACAGGATTTCCCGCCTCGTTTGAGGCTGCCATGGCCTGGTTCATGAGAACAAACTCTCTACCGCCGCCGATCGGCATCGGCTTGAGAGCAGGAATCGGCGTCGCGGTGAATATGACCGAGACGGGGCCCTCCGGCGGCATGCTCTGAGCCTGGACACTCGTCGTTGCCAGAACTGATGCGACTGAAAGCAATGCGAGGTTTGCGCGCAAAATGGCCATCGCTGACTCCCTTTGAGGTGGTGCAGAGAACGATTGCGGGCGGAGAAGGCTATGCCTTGAGTTACTTTGCGGCCTGCTGCGGCTGGGGCGGCGGCGGTTTGGGGACCGACGTGAGCATGCGAATCTTCCATTGCCCATCCTCACGAACATCGAGAGCGGTCCAAACAACGGTGAAGTCTATGGGAGCGCCTGTCTCGCTGTTGCCGGTAACGCGAGACTCGCCGGTGACCAGAGCCATGCTTTCTGACAATGACTGAACCTCGGTCATCTTGACCTCGAGGCGACTAACTCCCGCCTTGAAAGCGTTCTCATAGTACCTGGTATTGTCCACTACGCCGTCTTCAGTCACTCGCATATAGTTCTTGGTATAGAGCGAAGTAATCCCAGCGGGATCCTTGTTGCTGAAGTACCGCTCGTATGCTGAACCTATCTTTCCAATTTCCTCCTTGAGATTTTGATCTGACGCAGTCGCAGGAATTGCCGATAGTAACAGCGAGATACATACAGCTCCAAATCCGCGCATAATGTCACTCCCTACTGTTGACGCCGCTCCAGACGAGACTTGAGACCAGGCTTGCCTCCATCCCCCTTGAACTCCCGATGCCGCTGCATTTGAGCCCGCAGCCTCGTT includes the following:
- a CDS encoding Bug family tripartite tricarboxylate transporter substrate binding protein, with protein sequence MMETVMALKITRRAFIATGAATIALSYHDSGWTQTWPSRPIKIVCAYPAGGLADTLARVYGEYLSQKLGQPVIVENKAGASGSIAAAAVKQSPPDGYTLLLAITATLVQSRVLFKTLPYDADRDFALISSMSAGYLPLVAYKATNATNLKEFVEYARRNVTNVGTFGAGSYPHIVVAELNKQYGLQMKAVHYRGEAPMWQDLAAGVLQAAMGSYANAVNALESGVGRAIAVQTRTRSRKLPDVPTFFEQGADSELFAMTGYVFLAGPIGMPQDIVERLSGLMVEAGKTDKIQKLLDSYGIDESAQGHIAFRKLYDSETPPLVAAVKALGLTPE
- a CDS encoding DUF6647 family protein, which produces MFKQFLLVAAIASLTLATSSKADCEYALERSASAESRSVSLHSDAAQLAEALLDDVVTWLSSNFDLPAIKQRPVVEFASKMELARLRARDRTSSQGFMESDGQLAQREVVALYDNETRTILLPDDWGGTSPTDQSVLVHEMVHHLQNVGGLKFVCPQAREKLAYLAQDKWLERFGLSLENEFDVDMFTVLITSACMY
- a CDS encoding YybH family protein; this encodes MKTNNQVSSSADSGEKSLRQIKRDFLSVENNEAAGSNAAASGVQGGWRQAWSQVSSGAASTVGSDIMRGFGAVCISLLLSAIPATASDQNLKEEIGKIGSAYERYFSNKDPAGITSLYTKNYMRVTEDGVVDNTRYYENAFKAGVSRLEVKMTEVQSLSESMALVTGESRVTGNSETGAPIDFTVVWTALDVREDGQWKIRMLTSVPKPPPPQPQQAAK